The proteins below come from a single Podarcis muralis chromosome 8, rPodMur119.hap1.1, whole genome shotgun sequence genomic window:
- the LOC114601134 gene encoding protocadherin beta-16-like isoform X8: MCISIRYSVPEEKKSGFLVANVLKDLKLGTGDLSARRAQLVSESTQQYFYLDTHSGNLLINDKVDREALCGETDPCLLLSEIVLQNPLKIYSIEIEIEDVNDNTPKFSKKEFNLFIPENVPINTQFPVESAQDTDLDKNNVQNYTLSSNEHFWLQVKSDESGNKYLDLILVKPLDREEAAEFGLILTAVDGGEPQRTGTVQINIKVLDINDNFPQFTHSEYKVRLKENSPRGTLVSKVEARDSDFGSNARITYSFDRVPEKIHRCFHLNNLTGEITVLGKIDYEKETSYSMSIRATDGGDLSGHCKVLVEIEDVNDNVPEVSIISITSPLAEDSPLETLVALFSVTDRDSGDNGRTMCSVETNLPFVLKPTVNNYYQLLVQSYLDREKVSEYNITITAVDQGSPRLTSTRIINVQISDVNDNPPVFEKSSCEMQIRENNIPGLLIGSVRAADLDTEKNAKVTYSLLPGKVTDGLVASYISVNSESGNLYALRSLDYEQIKDFKVTVRATDGGSPPLSSEVTVRVIVIDENDNAPFFLYPLQNSTSPCNEMVPKSVEAGYLVTKVVAVDGDSGQNSWLSYELLKATDPGLFSLGAQNGEVRTRRALSERDTSKQRLLIVVRDNGLPPQSSTAMLHVLPVGGFSDPYMKAVEVSKEEHEEDGTLTLYLVICLAAVSFVFLLCIVSFAAIKICRRDPRESFIAAPPHFPPARPDIPENGGDSQSGSLSRSYHYDVCLTGGSLSSEFRFLRPLIPVFSVGDPNLNVNQTPPSASQDIPDQAGKTESGKQARASLSEDAAPRSGAPGCIANQATGANINCGQNDWLTYQ; this comes from the coding sequence ATGTGTATCTCAATACGTTATTCTGTgcctgaagaaaagaaaagtggatTTCTGGTGGCTAATGTGCTGAAGGATTTGAAACTGGGAACAGGGGATCTGTCTGCTCGCAGAGCCCAGCTAGTGTCTGAAAGCACACAGCAATATTTTTACCTTGATACCCACTCTGGGAATCTGCTGATAAATGATAAAGTAGACAGGGAAGCTTTGTGCGGTGAGACTGATCCTTGCTTGCTGCTCTCTGAAATTGTGCTCCAAAACCCCTTAAAGATCTACagtatagagatagagatagaagaTGTGAATGACAATACTCCCAAATTCTCAAAAAAGGAATTCAATCTATTTATTCCAGAGAATGTCCCTATCAACACCCAATTCCCTGTGGAATCTGCACAAGATACAGATTTGGATAAAAATAACGTTCAAAACTACACTCTGAGTTCCAATGAGCATTTCTGGCTCCAAGTAAAAAGTGATGAAAGTGGAAACAAATATTTGGATCTTATTTTGGTGAAACCTCTAGATAGGGAAGAAGCAGCAGAGTTTGGGCTGATTCTCACAGCTGTGGATGGAGGGGAGCCACAGAGAACAGGCACAGTTCAGATAAATATCAAGGTTTTGGACATCAATGATAATTTCCCCCAGTTTACTCATTCTGAATATAAAGTAAGGTTAAAGGAAAACAGCCCTAGGGGCACCCTGGTCTCCAAAGTAGAAGCCAGAGATTCAGATTTTGGTTCAAATGCACGGATAACATACTCATTTGATCGGGTACCTGAAAAAATACACCGCTGCTTCCACTTAAATAATCTCACTGGGGAAATAACTGTTTTGGGAAAAATTGATTATGAAAAAGAAACCAGCTACAGCATGAGCATCAGAGCAACAGATGGAGGGGATCTTTCAGGTCACTGCAAGGTCCTGGTAGAGATTGAAGACGTGAATGACAATGTTCCTGAAGTGTCCATCATATCCATCACTAGTCCTTTGGCAGAGGATTCTCCCCTGGAGACACTTGTGGCTCTCTTCAGTGTCACAGACCGAGACTCCGGAGACAATGGCAGAACCATGTGCTCTGTGGAGACAAACCTTCCCTTTGTCTTAAAACCCACTGTGAATAACTATTACCAACTTCTGGTCCAAAGCTACCTGGACAGAGAGAAGGTCTCAGAGTATAATATCACCATCACAGCTGTTGACCAGGGCTCCCCCAGGCTCACTTCAACAAGAATTATTAATGTTCAGATCTCAGATGTCAACGACAACCCTCCAGTATTTGAAAAGTCTTCATGTGAAATGCAGATACGGGAAAACAATATTCCAGGACTGCTCATTGGCTCAGTCCGTGCTGCGGATCTGGACACTGAGAAGAATGCCAAGGTCACCTACTCCCTTTTGCCTGGGAAGGTCACAGATGGCCTTGTGGCCTCTTACATCTCGGTCAACTCTGAAAGCGGAAATCTGTATGCCCTCCGATCCCTGGATTATGAGCAGATCAAAGATTTCAAAGTGACGGTGAGGGCTACAGATGGAGGGTCTCCTCCCCTCAGCTCAGAAGTTACTGTCCGAGTCATTGTCATAGACGAAAACGACAACGCTCCCTTCTTCCTCTACCCTCTTCAGAACAGCACATCCCCCTGCAATGAGATGGTCCCCAAGTCGGTGGAGGCCGGCTACCTGGTCACCAAGGTGGTGGCTGTGGATGGAGATTCTGGTCAGAACTCGTGGCTTTCCTATGAGCTGCTGAAGGCCACAGACCCTGGTCTTTTCAGCCTAGGAGCCCAGAATGGGGAAGTGAGAACCAGGAGAGCCCTGAGCGAGCGAGACACCAGCAAGCAGAGACTCCTGATAGTGGTCAGGGACAACGGGCTCCCTCCCCAGAGCAGCACTGCCATGCTCCATGTCCTTCCCGTGGGTGGCTTTTCGGATCCTTATATGAAGGCTGTGGAGGTCAGTAAAGAGGAGCACGAAGAAGATGGGACCTTGACCTTGTACTTGGTGATCTGCCTGGCTGCCGTCTCCTTTGTGTTCCTCCTTTGCATTGTTTCCTTTGCTGCCATCAAGATCTGCAGGAGGGATCCCAGGGAAAGTTTCATTGCTGCCCCTCCTCACTTCCCACCTGCCAGACCCGACATCCCAGAGAACGGTGGCGATTCTCAGAGCGGGTCGCTTTCCAGGAGTTACCACTACGATGTGTGCTTAACCGGGGGGTCCTTGAGCAGCGAGTTCAGGTTCCTCAGGCCCCTCATTCCTGTTTTTTCTGTGGGGGACCCAAACCTCAATGTGAACCAGACCCCTCCGTCTGCTTCCCAAGATATTCCTGACCAGGCGGGGAAAACAGAATCAGGGAAACAG
- the LOC114601134 gene encoding protocadherin beta-16-like isoform X4: MKILHYSRQVCLFFICLCTCGVVCESFRYSVPEEKKSGSLVANLLKDLKMEVKELSARRAQLLSKTAKQYFELDPQSGDVIIKDKIDRESLCGQNDPCVLLCEMVLEKPWQLHRIEIQIEDVNDNSPIFSEKQFVLEIPEQTPTNTRFLLEKAQDSDKGQNAVQNYTLSPNEHFRLDVESHSDGSKYAELVLEKPLDREEKPQITLMLSAVDGGIPRRSGSTQIIVQVLDTNDNAPHFNKSVYNVQLLENIPPGTLVTKVEATDRDLGSYSHITYSFRQVSENVLRIFKLNKHTGELTTAATIDYEENTNYEMNIRATDGGGLSAYCKVIVEIEDENDNAPEITITSITSPLPEDSPPDTVVALFSVTDVDSGDSGRTACTTEVNLPFVLKPTENNYYQLVTQQPLDREQAPEYNITITATDRGCPRLTSTRILHVEVSDVNDNPPVFEKPFYEMQLRENNIPGLLINSVHAVDLDTAQNAKVTYSLLPGKVNDGPTSSYISLNSETGNLYAIRSLDYEEVQDFQVTVRAVDSGSPPLSSEVPIRVQVVDENDNAPFILYPLQNGTSPSNDLVPRGAETGYLVTKVVAVDRDSAQNSWLSYQLLKATEPGLFTVGAQNGEVTTLRPVGNRDSFKQNLIVVVRDNGHPPQSTSATLRILLVDGFSDPYLKSVALPKEETAEEEDPSLTMYLIICLAAISSIFLISVVAFVVIKLQKREKFIGTYNSAANFPVGPDSQEISADPGAGSLSQAYNYEVCLAGGSLNSEFRFLRPLFPVFSVEPPNTQVNPRSSNGSQEMPCNEEEKRLRCQARASLSEDAAPRSGAPGCIANQATGANINCGQNDWLTYQ, translated from the coding sequence atgaaaatcctCCATTATAGCAGGCAAGTTTGTCTCTTCTTTATCTGTCTCTGTACCTGTGGTGTGGTGTGTGAGTCCTTCCGCTATTCAGTGCCTGAGGAAAAGAAAAGTGGGTCTCTGGTGGCTAATCTGCTGAAAGATTTGAAAATGGAAGTAAAGGAGCTGTCTGCTCGGAGAGCGCAGCTGCTTTCTAAGACTGCCAAGCAGTATTTTGAGCTGGATCCCCAATCTGGGGATGTGATAATAAAAGATAAAATAGACCGAGAGTCCCTGTGTGGTCAGAATGACCCTTGTGTTCTGCTTTGTGAAATGGTGCTGGAAAAGCCATGGCAGCTGCACAGAATTGAGATTCAAATAGAGGACGTGAATGATAATTCCCCCATATTCTCTGAAAAACAATTTGTCTTGGAAATACCTGAGCAGACACCCACGAATACCCGATTCCTTTTGGAAAAAGCTCAAGATTCAGACAAAGGACAAAATGCTGTTCAGAACTACACCCTTAGTCCAAATGAACATTTTAGGCTGGATGTGGAAAGTCACAGTGATGGTAGCAAATATGCAGAGCTGGTATTAGAAAAGCCTTTGGACCGCGAGGAGAAGCCACAGATTACATTAATGCTGTCAGCTGTTGATGGAGGGATCCCAAGAAGAAGCGGAAGTACACAAATTATTGTTCAGGTTCTGGACACCAATGACAATGCCCCTCACTTTAATAAATCTGTATATAATGTGCAACTACTCGAAAACATTCCACCAGGTACACTGGTCACCAAAGTTGAAGCCACTGACAGGGATCTTGGTTCCTACTCACATATCACTTATTCATTCAGGCAAGTCTCAGAAAATGTGTTGAGaatattcaaattaaataaacacACCGGGGAGCTTACTACGGCAGCAACAATTGATTATGAAGAAAACACAAATTATGAGATGAACATCAGAGCTACAGATGGAGGAGGCCTTTCTGCTTACTGCAAAGTCATTGTAGAGATTGAGGATGAGAACGACAATGCTCCAGAGATTACCATCACATCCATCACCAGTCCCTTACCTGAGGACTCTCCCCCAGACACAGTGGTGGCCCTTTTCAGTGTCACAGATGTGGACTCTGGAGACAGTGGCAGAACTGCCTGCACCACTGAAGTCAACCTGCCATTTGTGCTCAAACCCACGGAGAACAACTATTACCAGCTGGTAACCCAACAGCCACTGGACAGAGAACAAGCCCCTGAGTATAACATCACCATCACAGCCACTGACAGAGGCTGTCCCagactcacttccacaagaataCTTCATGTTGAAGTGTCAGACGTCAATGACAACCCTCCAGTGTTTGAAAAGCCATTCTATGAAATGCAGTTAAGAGAAAACAATATTCCTGGTCTTCTGATCAATTCGGTCCATGCTGTTGATCTGGACACAGCGCAGAATGCCAAAGTGACCTACTCGCTTTTGCCTGGGAAGGTCAATGATGGCCCCACATCCTCTTACATCTCCCTCAACTCTGAAACGGGGAACCTGTATGCCATCCGGTCTCTGGATTATGAGGAGGTACAAGATTTCCAGGTGACGGTGAGGGCTGTGGATTCAGGTTCCCCTCCACTGAGCTCCGAAGTTCCCATCCGTGTTCAGGTCGTGGATGAAAATGACAATGCCCCCTTCATCCTCTACCCTCTCCAGAATGGCACTTCCCCCTCAAATGACCTGGTTCCCCGAGGGGCAGAGACTGGCTACCTGGTCACCAAGGTGGTGGCTGTGGACAGGGATTCTGCGCAGAACTCTTGGCTTTCCTACCAGCTGCTGAAGGCCACAGAGCCGGGTCTCTTCACGGTGGGGGCCCAGAATGGAGAAGTGACCACCCTGAGGCCGGTCGGCAACCGAGACAGCTTCAAGCAGAATCTGATTGTGGTGGTCCGAGACAATGGCCATCCTCCCCAGTCCACCTCTGCCACGCTCAGAATCCTTCTAGTGGACGGCTTCTCTGACCCTTATCTGAAAAGTGTGGCTCTCCCAAAGGAGGAAACAGCGGAGGAGGAAGACCCCAGCCTGACAATGTATTTGATCATCTGCTTGGCTGCCATCTCAAGCATCTTTCTCATTTCTGTGGTGGCGTTTGTTGTAATCAAGTTGCAGAAACGTGAAAAGTTCATAGGAACCTACAACTCTGCAGCCAATTTCCCGGTGGGACCAGATTCCCAGGAGATCTCTGCAGATCCTGGTGCTGGATCTCTATCCCAGGCTTACAACTATGAGGTGTGCTTAGCTGGTGGGTCTCTGAACAGCGAGTTCCGGTTTCTCAGGCCCCTGTTTCCTGTTTTCTCTGTGGAGCCTCCTAACACTCAGGTGAATCCAAGGAGTTCCAATGGGTCCCAAGAAATGCCTTGTaatgaagaagaaaagcgtctgaGATGTCAG
- the LOC114601134 gene encoding protocadherin beta-16-like isoform X6, producing MNNSFRKMKGLYLLLFLFVLKTVCISFRYSVPEEKKKGFLVANVLEDLKLGKGELSVRRAQLLSKSTKQYFHLDTHSGNLLINDKIDREALCGQTDPCMLLSEIVLQNPLNIYSIEMKIEDVNDNTPKFSKDKFDLEIPEMVPTNTQFLLESAQDEDLGENGIQNYTLSHNEHFRLYVESNKDGRKYVHLVLQKPLDRENNSHFGLTLMAVDGGVPQRTGTVQININVLDNNDNFPQFTQSEYKARLKESSPQGTLVFKVEATDLDFGSNAQITYSFHQAPEKIYSFFYLNEINGEITLCGQLDYEEETSYDMNIRATDGGGLSGHCKVLVEIEDVNDNVPEVSIISITSPLAEDSPLETLVALFTVTDRDSGDNGRTVCSVGVNLPFMLKSTMNNYYQLVVQSPLDREKVTEYNITITAVDQGSPRLTSTRIINVQISDVNDNPPVFEKSSCEMQIRENNIPGLLIGSVRAADLDTEKNAKVTYSLLPGKVPDGLVASYISVNSESGNLYALRSLDYEQIKDFKVTVRATDGGSPPLSSEVTVRVVILDENDNAPFFLYPLQNSTSPCNELVPKAVEAGYLVIKVVAVDGDSGQNSWLSYELLKATDPGLFSLGAQNGEVRTRRALTERDTSKQRLLIVVRDNGLPPQSSTAMLHVLPVGGFSDPYMKAVEVSKEEHEEDGSLTLYLVICLAAVSFVFLVCIVSFAAIKICRRDPRESFIAAPPHFPPARPDIPENGGDSQSGSLSRSYHYDVCLTGGSLSSEFRFLRPLIPVFSVGDPNLNVNQTTPSASQDIPDALENRKPMEQARASLSEDAAPRSGAPGCIANQATGANINCGQNDWLTYQ from the coding sequence ATGAACAATAGCTTCAGAAAGATGAAAGGTCTGTATCTTTTGCTTTTTCTCTTTGTGTTGAAAACAGTCTGCATTTCATTTCGCTATTCTGTacctgaagaaaagaaaaaggggtttTTGGTGGCTAATGTGCTGGAGGATTTGAAACTGGGAAAAGGGGAACTCTCTGTTCGCAGAGCCCAGCTACTGTCCAAAAGCACAAAGCAATATTTCCACCTTGATACTCACTCTGGGAATTTGCTGATAAATGATAAAATAGACAGAGAAGCTTTATGTGGCCAGACTGATCCTTGCATGCTGCTCTCTGAAATTGTGCTTCAAAACCCCTTAAATATCTACAGTATAGAAATGAAGATAGAAGATGTGAATGACAATACTCCCAAATTCTCTAAAGATAAATTTGATCTGGAAATTCCAGAGATGGTTCCTACAAACACACAGTTTCTCTTGGAATCTGCCCAAGATGAGGACTTAGGAGAAAACGGTATCCAAAACTACACACTCAGTCACAATGAGCATTTTCGGCTATATGTGGAAAGCAACAAGGATGGAAGGAAATATGTGCATCTTGTTCTGCAGAAGCCACTGGACAGGGAGAATAACTCACACTTTGGACTGACCCTCATGGCTGTGGATGGAGGGGTGCCACAGAGAACAGGCACAGTTCAAATAAATATTAATGTTCTTGACAATAATGACAACTTTCCCCAGTTTACCCAGTCTGAATACAAAGCTAGGTTAAAAGAAAGCAGCCCACAGGGCACTCTGGTCTTCAAAGTGGAAGCAACAGATTTGGATTTTGGTTCAAATGCACAGATCACCTACTCATTCCACCAGGCACCGGAAAAAATATAcagtttcttttatttaaatgaaataaatggggaAATCACTCTTTGTGGTCAGCTTGATTATGAAGAAGAAACCAGCTATGACATGAACATTAGAGCAACAGATGGAGGGGGTCTTTCAGGTCACTGCAAGGTCCTGGTAGAGATTGAGGATGTGAATGACAATGTCCCTGAAGTGTCCATCATATCCATCACTAGTCCTTTGGCAGAGGATTCTCCCCTGGAGACACTTGTGGCTCTCTTCACTGTCACAGACCGAGACTCCGGAGACAATGGCAGAACTGTGTGCTCTGTGGGGGTAAACCTTCCGTTTATGTTAAAATCCACTATGAATAACTATTACCAGCTTGTGGTCCAAAGTCCCTTGGACAGAGAGAAGGTCACAGAGTATAATATCACCATCACAGCTGTTGACCAGGGCTCCCCCAGGCTCACTTCAACAAGAATTATTAATGTTCAGATCTCAGATGTCAACGACAACCCTCCAGTATTTGAAAAGTCTTCATGTGAAATGCAGATACGGGAAAACAATATTCCAGGACTGCTCATTGGCTCAGTCCGTGCTGCTGATCTGGACACTGAGAAGAATGCCAAGGTCACCTACTCCCTTTTGCCTGGGAAGGTCCCTGATGGCCTTGTGGCCTCTTACATCTCAGTCAACTCTGAAAGCGGAAATCTGTATGCCCTCCGATCCCTGGATTACGAGCAGATCAAAGATTTCAAGGTGACGGTGAGGGCTACAGATGGAGGGTCTCCTCCCCTCAGCTCAGAAGTTACTGTCCGAGTCGTAATCCTAGACGAAAACGACAACGCTCCCTTCTTCCTCTACCCTCTTCAGAACAGCACATCCCCCTGCAATGAGCTGGTGCCCAAGGCGGTGGAGGCCGGCTACCTGGTCATCAAGGTGGTGGCTGTGGATGGAGATTCTGGCCAGAACTCGTGGCTTTCCTATGAGCTGCTGAAGGCCACAGACCCTGGTCTTTTCAGCCTAGGAGCCCAGAATGGGGAAGTGAGAACCAGGAGAGCCCTGACCGAGCGAGACACCAGCAAGCAGAGACTCCTGATAGTTGTCAGGGACAACGGGCTCCCTCCCCAGAGCAGCACTGCCATGCTCCATGTCCTTCCCGTGGGTGGCTTTTCGGATCCTTATATGAAGGCTGTGGAGGTCAGTAAAGAGGAGCACGAAGAAGATGGGAGCTTGACCTTGTACTTGGTGATCTGCCTGGCTGCAGTCTCCTTTGTGTTCCTCGTTTGCATTGTTTCCTTTGCTGCCATCAAGATCTGCAGGAGGGATCCCAGGGAAAGTTTTATCGCTGCCCCTCCTCACTTCCCACCTGCCAGACCCGACATCCCAGAGAACGGTGGCGATTCTCAGAGCGGGTCGCTTTCCAGGAGTTACCACTATGATGTGTGCTTAACCGGTGGGTCCTTGAGCAGCGAGTTCAGGTTCCTCAGGCCCCTCATTCCTGTTTTTTCTGTGGGGGACCCAAACCTCAATGTGAACCAGACCACTCCGTCTGCTTCCCAAGATATTCCTGATGCTTTGGAGAACAGGAAGCCAATGGAACAG
- the LOC114601134 gene encoding protocadherin beta-16-like isoform X1, whose translation MPCISGGEAGRMEMPLKIRQVWSFSLYLCACIAMCESFRYLVPEEEKRGSLVANVLKDLRVDAKELSARKARLVSKSSKQYFQLDPHSGDVTVKDKIDRESLCGQNDPCLLLSEIVLEKPLQLHRIEVQIEDVNDNSPKFSKNQFLLEIPEQTPVDIRFPLEKAQDSDKGKNAVQNYTLSPNEHFRLNVKNHSDGSKYAELVLEKPLDREVNPHIYLTLSAIDGGIPKRTGTAQLLIDILDANDNVPQFPQSEYKVKLMENSPLDTLVAKVEAIDRDSGTNAHITYSFSEVPENVLRSFKLNKHTGELTVVGITDYEETSSYEMHIKATDGGGLSAYCKVIVDIEDENDNAPEISITSITSPLTEDSTPETVVALFSVTDVDFGDSGRTACTTEVNLPFVLKPTENNYYQLVTQQPLDREKVSEYNITITATDRGSPRLTSTRILHVHISDVNDNPPVFEKPFYEMQLRENNIPGLLINSVHAVDLDTAQNAKVTYSLLPGKVNDGPTSSYISINSETGNLYAIRSLDYEEVEDFQVTVRAVDSGSPPLSSEVPIRVQVVDENDNAPFILYPLQNGTSPSNDLVPRGAETGYLVTKVVAVDRDSAQNSWLSYQLLKATEPGLFTVGAQNGEVTTLRPVSNRDSFKQNLIVAVRDNGHPPQSTSATLRILLVDGFSDPYLKSVALPKEETVEEEDPSLTMYLIICLAAISSIFLISVVAFVVIKLQKREKFTGTYNSAANFPVGPDSQENCADSGAGSLSQAYNYEVCLAGGSLNSEFRFLRPLFPVFSVEPPNTQVNPRSSNDSEGVPSHAGESQHILQARASLSEDAAPRSGAPGCIANQATGANINCGQNDWLTYQ comes from the coding sequence ATGCCTTGCATTTCAGGAGGAGAGGCTGGGAGAATGGAAATGCCCCTCAAGATCAGGCAAGTTTGGTCTTTTTCCCTGTATCTCTGTGCATGCATAGCAATGTGTGAGTCTTTCCGCTATTTAgtgccagaggaggagaaaagggggtcTCTGGTGGCAAATGTGCTAAAAGATTTGAGAGTGGATGCAAAGGAGCTGTCTGCTCGGAAAGCCCGGCTGGTTTCTAAGAGCTCCAAGCAGTATTTCCAGCTGGATCCTCATTCTGGGGATGTGACAGTAAAGGATAAAATAGATCGGGAGTCCTTGTGTGGTCAGAATGATCCTTGTCTTCTACTGTCTGAAATTGTGCTGGAAAAGCCATTGCAGCTACACAGAATTGAAGTTCAGATAGAGGACGTGAATGATAATTCCCCCAAATTCTCTAAAAATCAATTCCTTCTTGAAATACCTGAGCAGACTCCTGTGGATATCAGATTTCCTTTGGAGAAAGCTCAAGACTCAGATAAAGGAAAAAATGCTGTTCAGAACTACACCCTTAGTCCTAATGAACATTTTAGGCTGAACGTGAAAAATCACAGTGATGGTAGCAAATATGCAGAACTGGTGTTAGAGAAACCGCTAGACCGTGAGGTGAATCCACACATTTATCTTACTCTCTCAGCTATCGATGGGGGGATCCCAAAAAGAACTGGAACAGCACAGCTTCTCATCGATATTCTGGATGCTAATGATAATGTACCCCAGTTTCCACAATCTGAGTACAAAGTGAAACTAATGGAAAACAGCCCATTGGATACATTGGTCGCAAAAGTGGAAGCCATTGACAGGGATTCTGGTACCAATGCTCACATCACTTATTCCTTCAGTGAAGTTCCAGAAAATGTGTTGAGATCATTCAAGTTAAACAAACACACTGGGGAACTCACTGTTGTAGGGATAACTGACTATGAAGAAACCAGCAGTTATGAGATGCACATCAAAGCCACAGATGGAGGAGGGCTTTCGGCTTACTGCAAAGTCATTGTAGACATTGAAGATGAGAATGACAATGCCCCAGAGATATCAATCACTTCCATCACCAGTCCATTAACTGAGGACTCTACCCCAGAGACAGTGGTGGCCCTCTTCAGTGTCACAGACGTGGACTTTGGGGACAGTGGCAGAACTGCCTGCACCACTGAAGTCAACCTGCCGTTTGTGCTCAAACCAACGGAGAACAACTATTACCAGCTGGTAACCCAACAACCACTGGACAGAGAAAAAGTCAGTGAATATAACATCACCATCACAGCCACTGACAGGGGCTCTCCCagactcacttccacaagaataCTTCATGTTCATATTTCAGATGTCAATGACAACCCTCCAGTCTTTGAAAAGCCATTCTATGAAATGCAGTTAAGAGAAAACAATATTCCTGGTCTTCTGATCAATTCGGTCCATGCTGTTGATCTGGACACAGCGCAGAATGCCAAAGTGACCTACTCGCTTTTGCCTGGGAAGGTCAATGATGGCCCCACATCCTCTTACATCTCCATCAACTCTGAAACGGGGAACCTGTATGCCATCCGGTCTCTGGATTATGAGGAAGTAGAAGATTTCCAGGTGACGGTGAGGGCTGTGGATTCAGGTTCCCCTCCACTGAGCTCCGAAGTTCCCATTCGCGTTCAGGTCGTGGATGAAAATGACAATGCCCCCTTCATCCTCTACCCTCTCCAGAATGGCACTTCCCCCTCGAATGACCTGGTTCCCCGAGGGGCAGAGACTGGCTACCTGGTCACCAAGGTGGTGGCTGTGGACAGGGATTCTGCGCAGAACTCTTGGCTTTCCTACCAGCTCCTGAAGGCCACAGAGCCGGGTCTGTTCACGGTGGGGGCCCAGAATGGAGAAGTGACCACCCTGAGGCCGGTCAGCAACCGAGACAGCTTCAAGCAGAATCTGATTGTGGCGGTCCGAGACAACGGCCATCCTCCCCAGTCCACCTCTGCCACGCTCAGAATCCTTCTAGTGGACGGCTTCTCTGACCCTTATCTGAAAAGTGTGGCTCTCCCAAAGGAGGAAACGGTGGAGGAGGAAGACCCCAGCCTGACGATGTATTTGATCATCTGCTTGGCTGCCATCTCAAGCATCTTTCTCATTTCCGTGGTGGCGTTTGTTGTAATCAAGTTGCAGAAACGTGAAAAGTTCACAGGAACCTACAACTCTGCAGCCAATTTCCCGGTGGGACCTGATTCCCAGGAGAACTGTGCGGATTCTGGTGCTGGATCTCTTTCTCAGGCTTACAACTATGAGGTGTGCTTAGCTGGTGGGTCTCTGAACAGCGAATTCCGGTTTCTCAGGCCCCTGTTTCCTGTTTTCTCTGTGGAGCCTCCTAACACTCAGGTGAATCCAAGGAGTTCCAATGATTCTGAAGGAGTCCCCAGTCATGCAGGTGAAAGTCAACATATCCTCCAG